One part of the Coffea eugenioides isolate CCC68of chromosome 10, Ceug_1.0, whole genome shotgun sequence genome encodes these proteins:
- the LOC113750537 gene encoding gibberellin-regulated protein 11-like: MASSKNAALLVAFLCLILVHGINGDNDLTVEKATIDCPEKCAYRCSKSSRHKMCIRACNTCCQRCNCVPPGTSGNEDVCPCYARMTTHGGRHKCP, translated from the exons ATGGCGAGCTCAAAAAACGCAGCACTGCTTGTGGCTTTCCTCTGTCTAATCCTTGTTCATGGG ATAAATGGTGACAACGACCTGACAGTCGAAAAAGCCACCATCG ATTGTCCAGAAAAGTGTGCATATCGGTGCAGCAAGTCTTCGAGGCATAAAATGTGCATTAGGGCTTGCAATACTTGCTGCCAGAGGTGCAACTGCGTTCCTCCAGGCACCTCCGGGAATGAAGATGTCTGCCCTTGCTATGCCCGCATGACAACTCATGGAGGAAGGCACAAGTGCccttaa
- the LOC113749816 gene encoding peamaclein-like: MKLFSLFLVAVLLLQVFTEALSVSHTTTPQTHQVDGRSKPPKINCSYACSRRCSKASRKNVCTRTCKACCARCNCVPPGTYGNKELCPCYARLKTRGNKPKCP, from the exons ATGAAGCTTTTCAGCCTTTTCCTTGTTGCCGTCCTCCTTCTACAG GTTTTCACAGAGGCATTGTCCGTCAGTCACACCACCACTCCTCAGACTCATCAG GTGGACGGTCGGTCTAAACCTCCAAAAATTA ATTGCAGCTATGCATGCTCGAGAAGATGTAGCAAGGCATCAAGAAAGAATGTTTGCACCAGAACGTGCAAGGCCTGCTGTGCAAGGTGCAACTGTGTTCCACCAGGAACTTATGGAAACAAGGAACTTTGTCCCTGCTATGCCAGATTGAAGACCCGAGGGAACAAGCCCAAGTGCCCTTGA